The Actinomycetota bacterium genome segment TGTCCGGGTCCCCGCCGGCGAAGGTGCCGACGACGCCGGAGAGCTTTCCGGCCGAAACCGCTTTGCGGGCCCGCCGGAGGCGCTCCCGGCCCCGGTCCAGCTCGAAGGCCCAGCCGGCGACCTTGAGGCCAAAGGTGGTCGGCTCGGCGTGGATGCCGTGGGTCCGCCCGGCCATAAATGAGTGGGCGTGCTGCCGGGACTTGGCGACGCACACCTTGATCAGTGCGTCGACGCCTGCGAGCAGCAGGTCGGCGGCGTCCCGCATCTGCAGCGCCAGCCCGGTGTCCAAGACGTCGGACGAGGTCATCCCGTAATGCAGGTGGCGGGCGGCGGGGCCGACGTTCTCGGTGACGTTGTCGATGAACGCCGCAACGTCGTGGCGGGTCTTGCGTTCGATCTCGGCCACCCGGTCGACGTCGAATGCCGCCTTTGCCTTGATCGTGTCCAGATCCTCCTGGGGCACCTCACCCTTGTTGGTGCGGCACTCGGTGGCCAGGATCTCGATTTTCAGCCAGTTGGCCAGCTTGGTCTGCTCGCTCCAGACCGCGGCCATCTGTGGCCGGGTGTACCGATCGATCAAACCTTCAGCCCTTGCGACAGCTCCTGCTTGAACGTGCGCAGCTTTTCGCGCAGGTCGGGGTTGTGGCAGGCGATGATCTGGACCGCGAGGATCGCGGCGTTCGTCGCCTGGTCGATGCCGACGGTGGCCACCGGCACGCCGGACGGCATCTGGACCGTGGAATAGAGCGAGTCCGCCCCGCCGAGGTGTCCACCGTGCACCGGCACGCCGATCACGGGAAGGATCGTGTTCGCCGCCATGACGCCGGCCAGGTGGGCGGCCCGCCCGGCGGCGGCGATGATGACCTCGAGGCCCCGCTCCTCGGCCAGCTTGGAGTACTCGTGGGCCTGGTCCGGCTGCCGGTGGGCGCTGATGACGTTGGACTCATAAGGGACGCCAAATCGGTCGAGGATGATCTCCGCCGCCTGCATCTTGGGTTGGTCGGACGCGCTGCCCATCACGATGCCCACCAGGGGCGTCTGAATTGCCATCTATTCCTCCGCTCGATTGGATCAACAGGGTTCGAGGCCAGAACCCGAAACTTCGGCAGGCCTAAAGGTTTAGTCCCCGGGCCTCTAGAAAGACCGCCCGGATAGACCTTCGCACAGTCTAATTGACCGGGGTCCGGCCTCAGGAAACTTTGAGCGCGTAAGTAACCTCGGGCTCGAAGCCATCGGCAGACCTTCCCGCAAATTTAAGTTCGTGCGTCCCCGGGGTGGGTGGGCCGGCCCTCGCCCACCACCCGGCGGCGACAGCTTCTGTCTCGCCCGCTTCCCCGTCACGGTGTTACCCGGCGACCTCTTCGGTGAACGGCTCTGTGTCGACCTGCCCGGGGGCGTCGTCAAGCGCATCTCACAGCCCTCTTCCGGACCTCACACCTCGTTCAGGGCCGGCAGGAAGATCATCACATCAGGCTGGCCAGGGCGGACGTAAGACCAGACCGCATCGGTTTGCCCGGTCCGTCGTCAACTGCGACGGCTGTTGATCAGAAGCTATGCCATGGAGGCTATGTCGCTGCGGTGCCGCATACCATCGAAGCTGATCTCCCCGAGCGCCCGGTAGGCCAGCTCCCGGGCGCCCCGTATGTCGTCCCCCAGGGCGCTTCCCGACAGGACCCGCCCCCCCGACGTCACCAGCTTCCCTTCCCGCTCGGTCGTGCCCGAGTGGAAGATCTGCACTCCCAGTTTCTCCGCCTCTTCCAGGCCGGTGATCTCGAAACCGGTCTTCAGCGGGTCCGCCTCCGGGTAGCCGCCCGACGCTGCGACCACCGAAACACACGCCTGATCGCTGCAGGCAACCTTCATCCCGGCCAGCGAACCCTGGGTCGTGGCGATCATC includes the following:
- a CDS encoding lyase family protein, with protein sequence MAAVWSEQTKLANWLKIEILATECRTNKGEVPQEDLDTIKAKAAFDVDRVAEIERKTRHDVAAFIDNVTENVGPAARHLHYGMTSSDVLDTGLALQMRDAADLLLAGVDALIKVCVAKSRQHAHSFMAGRTHGIHAEPTTFGLKVAGWAFELDRGRERLRRARKAVSAGKLSGVVGTFAGGDPD
- the purE gene encoding 5-(carboxyamino)imidazole ribonucleotide mutase, with protein sequence MAIQTPLVGIVMGSASDQPKMQAAEIILDRFGVPYESNVISAHRQPDQAHEYSKLAEERGLEVIIAAAGRAAHLAGVMAANTILPVIGVPVHGGHLGGADSLYSTVQMPSGVPVATVGIDQATNAAILAVQIIACHNPDLREKLRTFKQELSQGLKV